In one window of Skermanella rosea DNA:
- a CDS encoding DUF6194 family protein, producing MDTCAEVRVIPRPGQDEYFYNPEDCLEQGTHMATLKRKDGKSDKGSRLDRKGLFRLDLGVPRETYVELFGRLRKIPSKGGVIAGPWDFTMIDTLMPHPSYGWDGWVSVIIPSAKTFQEECRPLIGLAHGRAVARFDERAGKNVSG from the coding sequence ATGGACACGTGCGCGGAGGTGCGGGTGATCCCCAGGCCGGGGCAGGACGAGTATTTCTACAATCCGGAAGACTGCTTGGAACAGGGGACGCACATGGCGACCCTGAAGCGGAAGGATGGGAAGAGCGACAAGGGCAGCCGGCTCGACCGCAAGGGGCTGTTCCGCCTGGACCTGGGGGTGCCGAGGGAAACCTATGTGGAGCTGTTCGGCCGGCTGCGGAAGATCCCCTCCAAGGGCGGCGTGATCGCGGGACCGTGGGACTTCACGATGATAGACACGCTGATGCCTCATCCGAGCTATGGCTGGGACGGCTGGGTGAGCGTCATCATTCCCTCCGCAAAGACTTTCCAGGAGGAGTGCCGGCCGCTGATCGGGCTGGCCCATGGCAGGGCGGTCGCGCGGTTCGACGAGCGCGCAGGCAAAAACGTATCGGGCTAA
- a CDS encoding SDR family NAD(P)-dependent oxidoreductase: MPTNIQDKSIIVTGAGRGIGAEIARGLAADGARLTVADLSEENAHAVAGAIREAGGTAVAVAVDVRDRGSVRAMIGETVRAHGRLDVIFNNAGVAQTKPFLDITEEDWRFVNDVNALGVLIGMQEAIRQMQAQARDGTGTGKAGGKIVNTASIAGKQGYEPLAHYSASKFAVVALTQAAARAFGKEGITANAICPGVVATDMWKVIDGGFREHGLTSRDNEAFETFAGIAVLGRPSAPQDLVGVARFLASSDSDFMTGQSLLVDGGMVFV, translated from the coding sequence ATGCCAACGAACATCCAAGACAAGAGCATCATCGTCACCGGCGCCGGCCGCGGGATCGGCGCGGAGATCGCGCGGGGTCTCGCCGCCGACGGCGCCCGGCTCACAGTCGCCGACCTGTCGGAGGAGAACGCCCACGCGGTGGCCGGAGCGATCCGGGAGGCCGGCGGCACGGCCGTCGCTGTCGCCGTGGACGTGCGGGACCGGGGCAGCGTGCGCGCCATGATCGGGGAGACGGTGCGCGCCCATGGCCGGCTCGACGTGATCTTCAACAATGCCGGCGTCGCCCAGACCAAGCCGTTCCTGGACATCACCGAGGAGGACTGGCGCTTCGTCAACGACGTCAACGCGCTGGGCGTGCTGATCGGCATGCAGGAGGCGATCCGCCAGATGCAGGCCCAGGCCCGGGACGGTACCGGGACCGGCAAGGCCGGCGGCAAGATCGTCAATACCGCGTCGATCGCGGGCAAGCAGGGCTACGAGCCGCTGGCCCACTACTCCGCCAGCAAGTTCGCCGTGGTGGCGCTGACCCAGGCCGCCGCGCGGGCGTTCGGCAAGGAGGGCATCACCGCCAACGCGATCTGCCCCGGCGTGGTGGCGACCGACATGTGGAAGGTGATCGACGGCGGCTTCCGCGAGCACGGGCTGACCAGCCGCGACAACGAGGCGTTCGAGACCTTCGCCGGCATCGCGGTGCTCGGCCGGCCCTCGGCGCCCCAGGATCTGGTCGGCGTCGCCCGCTTCTTGGCGTCATCCGACAGCGACTTCATGACGGGGCAGTCGCTGCTGGTGGATGGCGGCATGGTCTTCGTCTAA